The Ricinus communis isolate WT05 ecotype wild-type chromosome 8, ASM1957865v1, whole genome shotgun sequence sequence TGTTGGTAACCTTAGCATGTACATCATAAGGTAAATATGTACACACATTGGTAGTGCAAACTTTCTATTTTCATGATTTAATAACTTGACATCTGCTACATATATGCATGAATTGTATTGTTACCATCTCTTTGTCTTACTGATTTAATTATCATATGCATTTTCAGCGAGGTAATACTAACTTTAGGCAGTTCGAGGACAGTACTGGAATTCCTTTGTGCTGcaaaggagaagaaaagatCATTTCGAGTATTTGTTGCTGAAGGTGCTCCTAGGTTTGTACAAATTGGTTTGCCCATTGTTTATTATGGAAATAATAAGCTTATGGTAGTTAAATTTtggtattatttttgttacatGATTTTAACATCACTTGTTGGTACTTAACTAGGTATCAAGGGCATCTCCTTGTCAAGGAATTGGTTGCAAGAGGTTTACAGACAACTTTGATTACTGACTCAGCAGTTTTTGCCATGATTTCTAGAGTAAACATGGTATATAAAAGAATCTagccttttcttgtttttctcttattctctTGTCGGTTGGTGGAGAGTTccttattcatttaaaaaccTGCAATGTGAAGGTGATTGTTGGAGCTCATGCTGTTATGGCCAATGGTGGCGTTATAGCACCTGTGGGGTTAAATATGGTTGCACTTGCAGCTCAAAAACATGCCGTCCCATTTGTTGTGCTTGCTGGAAGTCACAAGGTATGTCGTTACAGCTTGCCCAGAAGCTTTGGTACTGAGCAGAACAAAGAATCTTTTTGAGCTTTAGTTCTTGGGTTTACTTCCTTTGTCTGTACTCAAGTGGATTTAAGCTGCGGTTACTGGTCAGATGGTGGGAAACATAAATTTCCAACTAAATGGATAATAAGATATTGaacgtttttcttttcctccgTGTTAGTCCCTGttagaatttttttgtttatgtaATGTCCTTTTGgtataattctatatatacATGTGTATGTATATGACAATTgtagagagaaaaatattctAGACATACACGTTTATATCTAAGATAATTGTAGTGAATTGAAAATTCAGTATAGAGGTCATCATGGACCAAGTTGCCCAGACTGGCAGAGTTGAGTTAGGTAGGGTATGTTGCCCAAACAATTTGAACTAGGATGATGCTAAACTTTAGGTCCAACTTCTTTTGCTGACCTGTGTTGCAGTTAACCTTAGACCTTGCCCTTAACCAAACAAATTGTGCTACTAGTTCTCATATTATTTAAGTATAAATCGTCTTATCTGTCAGCCTGATGGTTGGGTTGGGGCCACTCTGTCAGGTCTTTTCTAAATGAGGTCGGCATGATTCCACTGTGAGATCACCTCCAGTCCCCCTTGGTGGACTTCTTACCTATAGTAACTTACCTCATAGGTCTTCCTTGGACTTCAATTGCTGCAACTGAAAGTGAGAAAGTAGTAGGTAATCTCTTTCAAGTCTTTTGATTTGTGCTGTTTTGCCAACTTGGCAGTTGTGCCCCTTGTATCCACACAATCCTGAGGTTCTACTAAATGAATTGAGATCTCCATCTGAGCTGCTGGATTTTGGAGAATTCTCAGATTGCTTGGATTTTGGGAGTGGCACTGGGTCTCCTCTTCTTCATGTTGTAAATCCAACATTTGACTATGTTCCGCCAAAGCTTGTTAGTCTGTTCATTACTGACACGTAAGTCTACTTCTTTTAAGGACTGCATGAGCTAGAGGCATCAGATTTTTAAACATTCCTTATTCAGTTTTACATGTTTGATCTCTGCCGATGCCCATTATGGAGTTTGCTGCTAGGTGTTTGATAAACTCAATACTATGCAATTTACTAATTCTATTTGCATCACAGTGGAGGGCACAATCCGTCCTACATGTATCGACTTATTGCTGATTATTACTCTGCTGATGATTTGGTGGTGCAACGAAGACCTGCCTCAGGGAATTGATTCCCACCAGACTTCTAAAAGCATGTGGTAAGTACTTGTGTTTTCTTCACCTCTGTCCTTAATATCTGTGTCTGTGGTTGTCTCTTGTTATTATCACAAAAAGGATACTTTTCTTCGTCTTTATAGTATTTTGTTTGAACTAACAAAAGCCTTCACTTGAGTATAAAACTACTTCCATTTTTCCAATGATCAATTTGCTGCTCGCCTTTCTTGGTCATCAAAATTTCTACAGTTCTACAGTATCTGATATTCCATATTTTACTCTTCCAATTTACTCTATTAGATTGCATCCGGCTGGTAgatgcttatcaaatcatTTATTATACATCTGATAAAAGCAGTTTGGTTTtccctattctttttcttctaataaaaaaattcagaatCAGAACAGCTTTGCATGTTTGTGATTACGTCTTTTAATGATCTTGTGAGAAGTTCAAACAATATCAATTGGTTGCATTTATATGGCATGTACATGGCAGCTGCTCATTAacgttttctttttccaattttCAGGCAGTTTAGGAATTACCATGGAAGAGGTGGACTGgagattaaagaaattaattgaCTTTATGGTACCATGTTAACCTCCATTaatcatgaaaagaaaatgcagaATTATTAGCTAATAGCGCATGGAATATACTTGGAGACGGGCGAGGGAACGCCCATTTTTGTGATTGTAACAGAGAACCATGAATTGAGAGTGATGTTTGTAATTGTGAGTTAGAAGCTTTATGAGTTGTTACAGCTATGCACGAAAGAGACAAATCAAGCATTTATTGTATGCAATTTGTTTGCGAATTTGATAGCAGTTACCTGGACTGCTCGGTGGAGACTGTATAGTTTGATTCTGTTGTTCTACCAGCAcagctaaaaaattaatagatatttctgaacaaatttttctattttcaactTGATACTTACATAGTCTATTTTCTGCCCCGTCCATGCATAGTTTACGCTAACTCAATTGAACAAAGAGATCGGACTATCTTCAGCACTTGCATCTTACTTGGCTTGTACCCTTGTCATGAAGGCTCATTGCGGAACAATCTGCCTTTTACCTTCAATATCAGTAGGTGGTGACTGCTAACTGCATTACAGTTGTATGCCATGGGATGTCGAATTTTTACATATGCTGAACTGATCcatgaagttttattttatacgtGAAAGGCGTTATTGGTGAAGTATCATAAATGAAATCATATAAATAACGTGCTGGTTTCATTATGGTACAGGCCAGCTCAAATGTGAGCAATCATTTATGTCCTACATCGAACCAGAAATAAACATAAGTTCGAGAGTAGATGACTCGAACTCGCTGCAAGACCAGGTCCCCGTTTGTAAGAACAGCCTTGGCACCTCCTTCAATCCGAGTTTGAGAAACAGTAACACTATCACCATTAGTTTTCATTGGGGCAGATAATACCTCATGCTTTCCAGCGGTACTCACGATTGGGCATGACAGGTAGTCCAGAGGGTCTGACTCACACTGAAGTACGCAGCTATCTATCGTAAGCTTTCCACTTCTATGAAGCAAGCAGCAACCGAGCTCTGCTTTCACCGTAAGGTTTGCCAATTTGCAAGTTGACAGGAACTCCAATGCACTGGTTGAACAAAATGAAACAGCACATGTCAAATTCTGTGTAGTGATGACAATATAGGGAATTGTGACCCCTAAGTTTCCACCCTAAACTGCCGGATAAAATGTTCAGGTAGAAAGCTAGACATAAAAAGCAGTTTACATTTAAGTCATAATCATAAACCAAGAAGACAGAGAAATGGGCATCCCAATCATTTATGAGTTGCATATATGTAAGACTGTTGCAGATATTTGCCTGTTATGACGATTTTGTATTGGTATTCCCTATTAATTAGTGTACACTTGAGTTCAGCATGTTTTATGATGGCACGGTACAAATAAATCTGCTAAAGTTCCTGTTTTCTTTTGCATGTCATTGACATTATTACAGTGTGGAGGACCCTTATAATAGTATAGAGATGGAAATCTCAGATGATCACCAtacaagaataaaataaagcaaataaaTGGAGATATTACACACCTGTCTGAACCTCGAGAGCATAAGAGCATTGTTTCATCAGGAAGCTCACCTCCACCAATCTGAACAAAGTTAAGATTGAAAAATGCACAATTGGcaaaattgacaaataaaaaaagactTTTCCTCTTTCTGTTGCTTGTGTGCATGTAAAAACAAACAAAGGGCACTCTTCCCAAACACTGACAAATTGAGAAAACCTTTTTAgcttctaaatttatataccTTTTAcacctattttttttttgggtaaTCAATGCATTTATAAATTTGCAACGAGAATAAGGAAATGGCCAAGGTCATTTATGATTCCAATTCTAAGTTATTAATATGACAGTAGGAAGTAGCTACAATTAAAGTAAAAGTAACATCTCCAAGTACAGATCATTGGCTCATACCAGGCAGAGTGGTTtgtttatttgaatatttgagGCAAGATGACTTCCACCCGCTGAGATAAGAATGGTGTCACCAGGTCTAAAAGAAACACGTTTATgatacatttttcttttcatcattttGGCTCAAAAATCATACATAGCAAGATGCCAACTAACATACCTAGCAGCAGACACAGCCATCTCAATGCTGGGGAAGACTCCAGGTTGAGATGTATCTTTGATAGACCGGTCTACTCGGAGCCATAGGCGAGGGTGACATGCCAAGAAATGCCATCTGTGGCAAACGAGGGCGGTGTTATACCGATCTGCAAACTCAATAGGAACTCGTGACACAGATAGAACCAATTTGTCTCACACATTTATTGTGGTACTAAATCTACCCCTGAATTCTATATGTACTACTTAAGGTCATAAGAAGCAGGCTCGCATAAGAGAATAAACATAGACAAAAACTGAAAACATGTCAACTAATATAGTTTCACCTCATAAAGTATAATTGATTTCCTTCTCTctcataagaaaatataagctCACATCTGACCTTTTAAACACCCTACTGAATTAAATCCATTTGAGGCACACACCAGACTATAAACCTTCAAGTGTGACAGTTACCCTCCATTTTTAGCCATTCTTTCTCTCTTGCTCTCACGTCCTTTCTAGTTCAATAATTTAGCCATCCTCGATCAATCTAAAATCATTCTAATGAAATTCTGTTTCACAATCGaatcttcttattttttgaaCCTTAGACTAGGAagcaaaaattacaaaaaaagaaaaaaagaaaaagaattaataaataaacttctTTCAGAGCATCTGCAGATCATTTATCCATGAAGCCAGAgctttatattaaaattgctATCAAGAATAGTCATTGAGTTATCAGCTAAAACCCCAAAACAGCTAAACAAGTTAATCTTGCAAGCTACCTACCAAccaacaaaacaaaagattaGAGCTTTCACATTATAttcaaaagagagaaagaaagaaagaatggaTCAATCAATCAAATACAGACAAGACTAGAGTTCCGCAACAAACAGAGCAAGAacgagaaagaagaagaagaaacctGGAATTGGGGATAAGAAGCTGAAAATGTGCATAAGACAACCATCATCGAGATTGTTAATTCTACAATTATctccttccttctttttccGCTTCCACTTTCCTTTCTCTGCCTTCTCCATACCTTCTTTCTCTCTCGCTTGACCGACTTACAATTTTATCATTTCCATAGTATTAGTAAAACCGACACGATACACTAAGCTTTCCCGATATCTCTACTCTCCCATTCGGTATCACCCGATACACAACCAAAGTTAGTTGTTTCTGCCCTTATAGAAACGAATGAAGGTTGAGTGCCCACAGAGTATGGATCCATGGGCTTGGGTTAAAACACTCGCCAACTTCAGTAACATCAGTCAATTTTCCACGgctcaaatataaaaaattgctatataaatttaaatatattgaaatattatattttagatatttttaatatacaattttttcttttagcgcCAGCTTGAATTCAATCCGAAAAACCTCAataactattatatttttatatatatactgtaTCCggttaaaattcataaaaaaatttatttcatctgaaaaaaaaaaaaaagacgtaagaaaaagatataatgaaattgataaaaattaaagaaatattttaatgacttactaatataaaatttattNNNNNNNNNNNNNNNNNNNNNNNNNNNNNNNNNNNNNNNNNNNNNNNNNNNNNNNNNNNNNNNNNNNNNNNNNNNNNNNNNNNNNNNNNNNNNNNNNNNNNNNNNNNNNNNNNNNNNNNNNNNNNNNNNNNNNNNNNNNNNNNNNNNNNNNNNNNNNNNNNNNNNNNNNNNNNNNNNNNNNNNNNNNNNNNNNNNNNNNNNNNNNNNNNNNNNNNNNNNNNNNNNNNNNNNNNNNNNNNNNNNNNNNNNNNNNNNNNNNNNNNNNNNNNNNNNNNNNNNNNNNNNNNNNNNNNNNNNNNNNNNNNNNNNNNNNNNNNNNNNNNNNNNNNNNNNNNNNNNNNNNNNNNNNNNNNNNNNNNNNNNNNNNNNNNNNNNNNNNNNNNNNNNNNNNNNNNNNNNNNNNNNNNNNNNNNNNNNNNNNNNNNNNNNNNNNNNNNNNNNNNNNNNNNNNNNNNNNNNNNNNNNNNNNNNNNNNNNNNNNNNNNNNNNNNNNNNNNNNNTCCTCTTTTATTAAGCAgtatataaacttaatttgttAGTGTAAGCAATTCTTTAGTGACCGCACCGAAAGGTATGTATGGTGGAGGATGGTTACCTCATTACTGATTTATGTTATACAACTGACAAATAGTATTGCTGAAACCCATGACTTCAAAGTTGGGCTTATGTTTATCTTGTAGTTAGGTATTTAGGCCGTTTAAAGGCTTACTTGAATTTGGACTGCTTGCTGTATTATATATGATGACTCTTTGTCCTATATCCCATAATCCATTAGTGCCATCTCCATTGAATCTTGCGGTATCTGCTTCAAAGAATTTGCCTCCTTCGCGGCAAATTGAGCTCATCTTCGATTGGGAATATTAGCTACTCTCGGTGAAAATCAAGAAAAGGATGCCAGTCATATTTTGTTCCTCTGAACCCCAGATCAAAATCCTCTTTGGAACACCCAACATGAATGGCATCATAAGGTGCAGACTCGGGCCAACCTTGTCTTCCATCTACCACCAGTAGCATGATCATCAAACTTAGAGATATCATGattcaattcattttttaGTGAATTGATAttagtatacttttttttcttattaattagGGTTTGTTCTTCCCGAAATATAACTATgagaatttagttttaaatgcATGAAGGTAATGTGAATAGTAGGATTGAAACAATCTGAACAGTTCAAGAGTAGGGGGTGAAACAATCTAAATAGTTCAAGTTTGGAGtccatttaaaaaatacataattttattctactaactttaaacatataattctataactattataattaagtaaaa is a genomic window containing:
- the LOC8270898 gene encoding translation initiation factor eIF-2B subunit beta encodes the protein MPDVQALVNDFLNKLKKRKIEGSQATAKQTAEVLRSVISQQRVPYTNQAAALIDAVKAVGEQLIAANPVELAVGNIVRRVLHIIREEDLSLTTAAIAGLNLAAVSDDDDDGERDDHPVLSAAAVAAAARSTLRPPSLQTLLEDMPDSAAIPHTSSSGGDSEGKSKSADKSSRSRKLKHDVIESVNELIQDIAMCHEQIAEQAVEHIHQNEVILTLGSSRTVLEFLCAAKEKKRSFRVFVAEGAPRYQGHLLVKELVARGLQTTLITDSAVFAMISRVNMVIVGAHAVMANGGVIAPVGLNMVALAAQKHAVPFVVLAGSHKLCPLYPHNPEVLLNELRSPSELLDFGEFSDCLDFGSGTGSPLLHVVNPTFDYVPPKLVSLFITDTGGHNPSYMYRLIADYYSADDLVVQRRPASGN
- the LOC8270899 gene encoding F-box protein SKIP5 gives rise to the protein MEKAEKGKWKRKKKEGDNCRINNLDDGCLMHIFSFLSPIPDRYNTALVCHRWHFLACHPRLWLRVDRSIKDTSQPGVFPSIEMAVSAARPGDTILISAGGSHLASNIQINKPLCLIGGGELPDETMLLCSRGSDSALEFLSTCKLANLTVKAELGCCLLHRSGKLTIDSCVLQCESDPLDYLSCPIVSTAGKHEVLSAPMKTNGDSVTVSQTRIEGGAKAVLTNGDLVLQRVRVIYSRTYVYFWFDVGHK